One window of Thermocoleostomius sinensis A174 genomic DNA carries:
- a CDS encoding protein kinase family protein, with protein MRLIDVWNSTLSRARNIGRIFFDPLYVLRRQAERGVERLGQVEARSDQPMPDSSSPSSPPSSSPNQLPDRSTSSLQSPTTDSQLRTKPDRLRKAASRITLRRISQTEKTVHLPSPPSHPSAPSHQAQLDPFLGKEIQRRGRYQFQKKLDQNNLDLPQTNPVSSTYTRYEGRTQGTQTVWINVYELSPKEFSPDEITERKQKFERINHLRLQPDRGKDFRLVSLREAIADQKEPYCYLITDPIEHGITLREYLSSQPTSQKQMSPERVRQVLDQVLQTLRFLHTQVYDPIYKQWGLVHGNISFDSLWIVEHQSVSDSNRPGFWIYVTDLALWEDLFRAPAQTEQKQKQLTPKRDLHALGEVAKELLKPDSNNNSMNEQKLQSDDKNLNLENLELFIQQLIDS; from the coding sequence ATGAGACTCATAGATGTATGGAACTCAACGCTGAGCCGAGCTAGAAACATAGGGAGAATTTTTTTCGATCCACTCTATGTCCTACGACGGCAAGCAGAACGTGGTGTTGAACGACTGGGGCAAGTGGAGGCCAGGTCGGATCAACCAATGCCCGACTCATCGTCACCCTCATCGCCCCCCTCATCGTCGCCAAATCAATTGCCCGATCGCTCGACTTCTTCCCTCCAATCCCCCACTACTGATAGTCAACTGCGTACAAAGCCTGATCGATTGCGCAAAGCAGCATCTCGGATTACGCTGCGTCGCATATCGCAGACAGAAAAAACAGTGCACTTGCCCTCTCCTCCCTCTCACCCGTCTGCTCCATCCCATCAAGCTCAGCTAGATCCATTCTTGGGGAAAGAAATTCAGCGTCGAGGACGATATCAATTTCAGAAGAAGCTGGATCAGAACAACCTAGATTTGCCCCAGACTAACCCTGTATCGTCAACTTATACGCGATATGAAGGTCGGACACAGGGAACTCAAACTGTCTGGATCAATGTCTATGAGTTATCTCCAAAAGAGTTCTCCCCAGATGAAATTACCGAACGGAAGCAGAAGTTTGAACGCATTAACCATCTACGGTTGCAGCCCGATCGGGGCAAGGATTTTCGATTGGTTTCCCTGCGAGAAGCGATTGCCGACCAGAAGGAACCCTATTGTTATCTCATCACAGATCCGATCGAACACGGCATAACGCTCAGAGAGTATCTGTCATCACAACCAACATCTCAAAAGCAAATGTCTCCAGAGCGAGTGCGTCAGGTGTTAGATCAGGTTCTGCAAACGCTGCGGTTTTTGCATACTCAAGTCTATGATCCAATTTACAAGCAATGGGGATTAGTGCACGGTAATATCAGCTTTGACAGTTTGTGGATTGTAGAGCACCAATCCGTGAGCGATAGCAATCGTCCAGGTTTCTGGATTTATGTTACAGATTTAGCCCTATGGGAGGATTTGTTTCGTGCTCCAGCACAGACTGAACAAAAGCAAAAGCAGCTAACCCCAAAGCGAGATCTGCACGCATTAGGGGAAGTTGCAAAAGAACTACTAAAGCCAGATTCGAACAACAATTCGATGAACGAACAAAAACTACAATCGGATGATAAAAATCTCAATCTTGAAAATCTTGAACTATTTATTCAGCAGCTAATTGACTCATGA
- a CDS encoding phage tail protein codes for MVRNGNPTTELNYVATNHFYVEINSNIRASFSECSGLGMNIKRESYFEGGVNDQQRIVLGQVEFADVTLKRGLTNDFAFWEWISQTLSQMRQRRNVNILLFNQSGETMQCWTLLGAVPVGWKAPALQADASSVAIEELTLSYEGLKVEKSGGGAIHLSNGRDKRGYFAS; via the coding sequence ATGGTTCGCAATGGAAACCCAACTACTGAACTGAATTACGTTGCTACAAACCACTTCTATGTGGAGATTAATAGCAACATTAGAGCATCTTTCAGTGAATGCTCTGGCTTGGGAATGAATATTAAGCGTGAATCCTATTTTGAAGGTGGCGTGAACGATCAACAACGAATTGTTTTGGGACAGGTTGAATTTGCCGATGTCACCCTAAAGCGTGGACTAACGAACGATTTTGCCTTCTGGGAGTGGATCAGTCAAACGCTCAGTCAAATGAGGCAGCGACGCAATGTCAATATCCTGCTATTTAACCAGTCTGGAGAAACTATGCAATGTTGGACACTGCTCGGTGCGGTGCCGGTCGGTTGGAAGGCTCCAGCTTTGCAAGCGGACGCCAGCAGCGTAGCGATCGAAGAATTGACGCTTTCCTATGAAGGGTTAAAAGTGGAGAAATCAGGGGGTGGGGCTATTCATCTCAGCAATGGACGTGATAAGCGAGGATATTTTGCTAGCTAA
- a CDS encoding phage tail protein — MSEFLTSCKFYFEADGVAEKLILEVSGLSVESPVAGEGGVHGSGKRGVKIRQATPTTEKFTNVTVKVVATTDKDLYIWYRDCNTNDGGASSWMSNRKAASVTAYDQAGSMQARWEIINAYPCKYEGPSFSAGDSNMANETLELVHEGIKRMQ; from the coding sequence ATGTCTGAATTTCTCACTAGTTGTAAGTTTTATTTTGAAGCAGATGGTGTTGCCGAAAAGCTGATTTTGGAGGTTTCTGGATTATCTGTTGAATCTCCTGTAGCAGGTGAAGGAGGGGTTCATGGTTCTGGTAAGCGGGGTGTAAAAATCCGCCAGGCAACTCCTACTACCGAAAAGTTTACGAATGTCACCGTTAAGGTAGTAGCTACGACAGATAAAGATTTATACATCTGGTATCGAGACTGTAATACTAACGATGGAGGAGCATCATCGTGGATGAGTAATCGTAAAGCCGCCTCAGTCACCGCGTATGATCAAGCTGGTTCTATGCAAGCTCGTTGGGAAATTATCAATGCTTATCCTTGTAAGTATGAAGGTCCCAGTTTCTCGGCCGGTGACAGCAATATGGCCAACGAAACGTTGGAATTAGTGCATGAAGGCATTAAGCGAATGCAATAG
- a CDS encoding ATP-binding protein, with amino-acid sequence MKTQISDTSNTENLHELMMALDSVRQTLKQQISYVQDQTANTQGQSANCTPSHASALGQLCIIFGLSSFERDILVLCAGMELDANLPLLCAEAQSDPQRPYPTFSLALAMFATKHWSAITPSSPLRRWRLIEVGPGTVLTLSPLRIDERLLHYLMGEQCLDSRLAGLVKPLTLTDSPIRCQTIHQELTAQMIAIWQQSSHITPPIQLCHGDRFSKWEMVAAAAAQLNRKLYRLSLAALPTAPDDLNTLACLWEREALLEQAMLLLDCEEGTDPSREQAIVHLLESLHTPVVIISRDRLPWQQASLITFEVPPLSFDEQRSIWQHILRSNESMDAQVNSQIEELVCQFNLSVSSIQSAYATALSQQRNHAMDPETALWNACRVQARPRLDDLAQRITSRANWNQLVLPQSQKQILRETIAHVRQRAQVYERWGFSTVGSRGLGISALFAGVSGTGKTMAAEVIAQELQLDLYRIDLSAVISKYIGETEKNLRRIFDAAETGGAILLFDEADALFGKRSDVKDSHDRHANVEVSYLLQRIEAYRGLAILTTNLKEAIDQAFMRRIRFVVRFPFPDAQQRREIWQQIFPPQMAHTLDLKEDSKKLARLNVSGGNIRSIALNAAFLAAENGEPLNMKHLLKATQNEYIKLERTLTAAEVEEWEAQ; translated from the coding sequence ATGAAAACTCAAATTTCTGACACTTCTAATACCGAAAATCTACACGAACTGATGATGGCCTTAGACTCGGTTCGTCAAACCCTAAAGCAACAAATATCCTATGTACAGGATCAGACTGCAAACACCCAGGGGCAATCGGCTAACTGCACACCATCGCATGCTTCGGCTTTAGGACAGCTTTGTATCATCTTTGGTTTATCGTCCTTCGAGCGCGATATTTTGGTTCTGTGTGCTGGTATGGAATTAGATGCCAATCTGCCCCTACTGTGTGCCGAAGCTCAGTCCGATCCTCAGCGTCCCTATCCCACTTTTAGCCTAGCACTCGCAATGTTTGCGACAAAGCATTGGAGCGCAATCACACCCAGTAGTCCCCTGCGACGGTGGCGATTAATTGAGGTTGGGCCGGGAACTGTCTTGACCCTCAGCCCACTGCGCATTGATGAACGCCTATTACACTACCTGATGGGCGAGCAATGCCTCGATTCTCGCTTAGCTGGACTCGTGAAACCACTAACGTTAACAGATAGCCCCATTCGCTGCCAAACAATCCATCAGGAATTAACCGCGCAGATGATCGCCATTTGGCAACAGTCGTCACACATAACTCCTCCGATTCAACTGTGTCATGGCGATCGCTTTAGTAAATGGGAGATGGTGGCGGCGGCAGCGGCGCAATTAAACCGTAAGCTGTATCGTCTATCACTGGCTGCACTGCCAACAGCACCTGATGATCTCAATACCCTAGCCTGTCTATGGGAGCGTGAAGCCCTCCTTGAACAGGCCATGCTACTGCTGGACTGTGAAGAGGGAACTGACCCATCCAGAGAACAGGCGATCGTGCACTTGCTAGAATCGCTCCATACGCCAGTGGTCATTATCAGCCGCGATCGTCTCCCTTGGCAACAGGCTTCACTGATTACCTTTGAAGTCCCCCCCCTATCCTTTGACGAGCAGCGATCGATTTGGCAGCATATTTTGCGTAGCAATGAATCGATGGATGCACAGGTTAATTCTCAGATTGAAGAGCTAGTCTGCCAATTTAATTTGAGTGTATCGTCAATTCAGTCTGCCTATGCCACTGCCCTCAGTCAACAGCGCAACCATGCCATGGACCCAGAAACGGCACTCTGGAATGCCTGTCGTGTGCAAGCTCGTCCTCGCTTAGACGATTTGGCTCAACGCATTACTTCTAGAGCAAATTGGAATCAACTAGTTTTACCACAATCCCAAAAACAAATTTTGCGAGAGACGATCGCCCATGTGCGACAGCGTGCTCAGGTCTATGAACGCTGGGGCTTTAGCACCGTTGGTTCCCGCGGATTGGGAATCAGTGCCCTGTTTGCTGGCGTTAGTGGCACCGGAAAAACCATGGCCGCCGAGGTCATTGCCCAAGAACTCCAACTCGATCTCTATCGTATTGATCTCAGTGCTGTTATCAGCAAATATATCGGCGAAACAGAAAAAAACCTACGACGTATTTTCGATGCCGCTGAAACAGGTGGAGCAATTTTGCTATTTGATGAAGCCGATGCTTTGTTTGGTAAGCGTTCAGATGTGAAAGATAGTCACGATCGACATGCTAATGTAGAAGTCAGCTATCTGCTTCAGCGCATTGAAGCCTATCGCGGTCTAGCGATCCTGACAACTAATTTGAAAGAAGCGATCGATCAGGCCTTTATGCGACGAATTCGCTTTGTCGTTCGTTTTCCCTTTCCCGATGCTCAGCAGCGGCGAGAAATTTGGCAACAGATTTTTCCACCCCAGATGGCACATACGCTTGATTTAAAAGAAGACAGCAAGAAATTGGCTCGATTGAATGTATCGGGGGGTAATATCCGCAGTATCGCGTTGAATGCTGCTTTCCTAGCAGCAGAGAATGGCGAACCACTTAATATGAAACATTTACTGAAAGCGACTCAGAATGAATATATCAAGTTGGAAAGAACTTTAACTGCCGCTGAAGTGGAAGAATGGGAAGCACAATAA
- a CDS encoding phage tail sheath family protein: MARLDYFAPGVYVEEIDRGSRPIEGTSLSVAGFVGFTEDIRGGAQLFEPMLVANWNQYLEYFAKPGSKGFTSFDAYLPFAVRGWFDNGGGRCWVVSIGTQAPLENVLSRTVSSAEPVASESIPLPQASESFSPETTSPTETGATESELPSQPREETSPESETSESTSSANFQENTANLSRVAEPTPLILCTVGKKETLKIKLKPQAPTSNPRRIQVVVEPDEPRPQEPGAPDVFNTDEFFKITLKQGERILEGPHRHLSMDKGVSERKSHRNSNILQQNAGTYVETAFEDSAWVTVEVENTPGHALSRRPADGTYEVSDPVVYPVDQLFSEMYGDRTNRSGIGGLFEIDEVAMVACPDLMLALQKKWLSLEQVHDLMERIITGCENSAPSPKYRMSVLDVPPITYGRENNPQVLQPNQQKPQHVKQWLDKFGRRSDVAAVYYPWVKTINPRNSEPILVPPCGHMMGIWCHTDETRGIYKAPANVQPRGIIDLAYDVNFREQEFLNPLGVNCIRKFPDRGIRVWGARTLAERDDVQWRYISVRRLMSYIEKSIELGTQWAVFEPNDEDLWARVTRTVTNFLERIWREGALFGSTPAEAFFVKCDAELNTPETMMLGRLIVEVGVAPVRPAEFVIFRISQWSPNEK; the protein is encoded by the coding sequence ATGGCTCGTTTGGACTATTTCGCTCCCGGTGTTTATGTTGAAGAGATCGATCGCGGCAGCCGCCCTATTGAAGGGACGTCACTCAGTGTCGCTGGTTTTGTTGGATTTACTGAAGATATTCGCGGTGGTGCGCAACTGTTTGAACCGATGCTGGTAGCTAATTGGAACCAGTACTTGGAGTATTTTGCTAAGCCTGGTTCTAAAGGGTTTACCAGCTTTGATGCCTATCTACCTTTCGCAGTCAGAGGGTGGTTTGACAACGGTGGTGGACGATGTTGGGTGGTTAGTATTGGCACTCAAGCTCCTCTGGAAAATGTCTTATCGAGGACTGTATCCTCAGCCGAACCTGTCGCTAGTGAATCAATACCCCTCCCTCAAGCCAGTGAAAGTTTCTCACCCGAAACCACATCCCCTACCGAAACTGGCGCTACTGAGTCAGAACTACCCTCTCAGCCCAGGGAAGAAACCTCACCTGAATCTGAAACAAGTGAGTCAACCTCATCTGCTAACTTTCAAGAAAATACTGCCAACTTATCCCGAGTGGCTGAACCTACTCCCTTGATCCTTTGTACAGTCGGAAAGAAGGAGACGCTGAAAATTAAGCTCAAACCCCAAGCGCCAACCTCCAATCCTCGACGCATTCAGGTCGTGGTTGAACCAGATGAACCGCGTCCCCAAGAACCCGGAGCACCTGATGTATTCAATACGGACGAGTTTTTTAAAATCACTCTGAAGCAGGGTGAGAGAATCCTAGAAGGGCCTCACCGACATCTATCGATGGATAAAGGTGTTTCGGAGCGGAAGTCACATCGTAATAGTAATATTCTTCAACAAAATGCGGGCACTTACGTTGAAACAGCATTTGAGGATTCAGCTTGGGTCACTGTTGAAGTCGAAAATACACCGGGACACGCATTATCTCGACGGCCGGCTGATGGGACTTATGAAGTTAGTGATCCGGTCGTCTATCCAGTCGATCAACTGTTTTCAGAGATGTATGGCGATCGCACCAATCGCTCAGGAATTGGGGGACTGTTTGAGATTGACGAAGTTGCAATGGTGGCCTGCCCAGATTTGATGCTGGCTCTGCAAAAAAAATGGCTCAGCCTTGAACAAGTTCATGACTTGATGGAACGAATAATTACCGGCTGCGAGAATTCTGCTCCCAGCCCCAAGTATCGGATGTCTGTCCTTGACGTTCCCCCCATTACGTATGGGCGGGAAAACAATCCGCAGGTACTTCAGCCAAACCAGCAAAAACCTCAGCATGTCAAGCAATGGTTGGATAAATTCGGGCGGCGCTCTGATGTAGCGGCGGTCTACTATCCCTGGGTCAAAACCATCAACCCCCGCAACAGTGAGCCGATTTTGGTTCCTCCCTGTGGACACATGATGGGAATTTGGTGTCATACCGATGAAACGCGAGGCATTTATAAAGCTCCTGCTAATGTGCAACCACGGGGTATTATCGATTTAGCCTACGATGTCAACTTCCGCGAACAAGAGTTTCTCAATCCGCTCGGTGTTAACTGCATTCGCAAATTCCCCGATCGGGGTATTCGGGTCTGGGGAGCACGTACCCTCGCTGAACGCGACGATGTGCAGTGGCGCTATATCAGCGTACGGCGGTTGATGAGCTATATCGAAAAGTCGATCGAACTAGGAACACAGTGGGCAGTGTTTGAACCCAATGATGAAGATCTGTGGGCCCGTGTAACCCGCACAGTAACCAACTTTTTGGAACGCATTTGGCGTGAAGGTGCGCTATTTGGCAGCACGCCCGCAGAAGCATTTTTTGTCAAATGCGATGCAGAACTAAACACCCCTGAAACCATGATGTTGGGACGGTTGATTGTTGAGGTTGGTGTTGCACCTGTACGTCCCGCAGAATTTGTGATCTTCCGCATTAGTCAGTGGTCGCCTAATGAGAAATAA
- a CDS encoding DUF4255 domain-containing protein, with the protein MSNHLAIATVTAALQTIIQEGIRTDVPGSRVTTVRPDHSASSALEVGVNIFLYQVTPNPAWRNADLHTRRPKGDLIKHGQAGLDLHYLMTFYGNEQELEPQRLLGSTVRTLVDQPILTPEMIQGTIANPTLSFLANSTLEDQIQLVRFIPSSITTEDLSRIWSIFFQTPYSLSLAYQGTAVLIQGDKPGRLPLPVRHYQYYAMVIPGQPKIDQVTPNGIKQPVTRDSTLDIRGQRLLEKVTQIRIGETIATLRSLDDNEEIERTEIENGETIILLKQEHLTDTRIILNLSLVLTIRAGMQALQILHPPASASNAVPLVICPTIQNETIGSINNLHRSDDRTYSGEVEVQTDVLVGEAQKVFLLLNSILDHTHSYIFTANSRNQDTNTSTFAIRSVRSGEYLVRLKIDGAESPLNVDEVTNRYVSPKLLVPVR; encoded by the coding sequence ATGAGTAATCATCTTGCGATTGCCACCGTTACGGCTGCACTGCAAACCATTATTCAAGAAGGAATTCGCACGGATGTGCCCGGATCGCGAGTGACAACGGTGCGTCCTGATCACTCTGCCAGTAGTGCTCTGGAAGTTGGGGTCAATATTTTTCTTTATCAGGTGACTCCTAACCCTGCTTGGCGCAACGCCGATCTCCATACTCGCCGTCCGAAGGGAGATTTGATCAAGCATGGACAAGCTGGATTAGATTTACACTACCTAATGACGTTCTACGGAAATGAGCAGGAGTTGGAACCGCAGCGGTTGTTGGGCAGTACCGTGCGCACACTAGTAGATCAGCCCATTTTGACTCCTGAAATGATTCAAGGAACGATCGCCAATCCAACGCTGTCTTTTTTGGCTAATTCCACCCTAGAAGATCAAATCCAACTCGTGCGCTTTATTCCCAGTTCCATCACTACGGAGGATTTGTCTCGTATCTGGTCGATCTTTTTTCAAACGCCCTACTCTTTGTCACTAGCCTATCAGGGAACCGCTGTGCTGATTCAGGGCGACAAACCGGGCAGATTACCGCTGCCTGTGCGTCACTATCAGTACTACGCCATGGTTATACCTGGGCAGCCCAAAATTGATCAGGTGACACCCAATGGAATTAAGCAACCTGTAACTCGCGACAGTACGCTGGATATTCGTGGACAGCGATTATTAGAGAAAGTAACTCAAATTAGGATTGGTGAGACGATCGCAACCCTACGATCATTGGACGATAATGAGGAAATAGAGCGGACTGAAATAGAAAATGGTGAGACGATTATTCTACTAAAGCAAGAACACCTAACAGATACTCGTATCATCTTAAATCTATCTTTGGTTCTGACAATTCGGGCTGGAATGCAAGCATTGCAAATTCTGCATCCACCTGCCTCAGCATCAAATGCTGTGCCTCTAGTAATTTGTCCCACGATTCAGAACGAAACAATCGGCTCCATCAACAACTTGCACCGAAGCGACGATCGGACCTATAGCGGTGAGGTGGAAGTACAAACGGATGTTTTGGTTGGCGAAGCACAGAAGGTATTTTTACTGCTTAACTCCATTCTGGATCACACACACAGCTACATTTTTACAGCCAATTCACGCAATCAAGATACCAATACTTCAACCTTTGCCATTCGTAGTGTTCGCAGCGGGGAATATCTTGTGCGCTTAAAAATTGATGGAGCCGAAAGCCCTCTCAATGTTGATGAAGTGACTAATCGCTATGTCAGTCCTAAACTATTGGTTCCAGTCAGATAG
- a CDS encoding COG1470 family protein — protein MQTVNSSPIKIIGLTEGHSSIAPGTSGMRKINIKNLEGKPIAVDLWIVATDEKSKPLPKWYRFTSPIPLKLDPNADKEIEFSFDVPLEAEPGLYHYAISFEATTKTSRYPIQYPQQLQVAFSDELSRRSTPEFVIQPFTSSTKPHPLKIGETLKMNVQVKNRSKRVDRFTLLCLDSPAEQWYSVRYPESKIAASGLVSTTDGLELNPEQVGEIELLFHPPKGELAGLYFPTIRLISDNEGHGNSDSDALLDVVYIQILEDDRFDAEILPPRYRTIPAEAGEFKVRLLNQGNIKRMVEVEASDREGIFRYIADQSKIIVIPHRSPPHCPNHDNSDPPTVTLKAIPRKWWRRPLWGKGMAIEFNLALQEVKQDAQRGSEDQELLSLANSGQGTILWQPRPLWLLLLLLLPLLAGLAVLGGWLWQRLFAAPLPPPTITQFETIAPTQDTDIIPLNWTINQFDQVESVVLTRLDNNAEAYRKNYTPSQLRQQCELSSADRSLSSHSNRSKWTRLPPWIGQLSRLFPGNANPTSRVESGGDLLSCEGVTAPTAAAGSYVFQLQVFADQSNANRRLREQVPNSPTDVATTDTIDVAPPEPLPTIVEFIPASSSYGAVTTPDTDSNSASPPPIRLNWEITSPSQIAELKLVSLTADGSVSSEVRSYSFRNGVPAELAGVCSQSINLVCREVPTNIRNVGSYQFQLMVIPQSELQAPPIIQATPIIQIRAQPPRISSFRVNEQEVLQAPKQIYSIDPQTQPDDLTLSWQVEPSEGVQVELLPAPGPVPLEGTMPYPLSQSPRRETITLRVTNAAGEQVSQTVVIETARSIESAPSPAATNEETPSIIPELELGPIELPPRPN, from the coding sequence ATGCAAACTGTCAATAGCAGTCCCATCAAAATTATCGGACTGACCGAGGGGCATTCCTCTATTGCTCCAGGCACATCGGGAATGCGCAAAATCAACATTAAAAATTTAGAAGGAAAGCCGATCGCCGTTGACTTATGGATAGTTGCGACGGATGAAAAATCCAAACCCCTGCCCAAGTGGTATCGATTCACTAGCCCGATTCCGCTAAAGCTTGACCCTAACGCGGACAAAGAAATCGAGTTTAGTTTTGATGTACCGTTGGAAGCAGAACCAGGGTTATATCACTATGCCATTAGCTTTGAAGCTACAACCAAAACCTCCAGGTATCCGATACAGTACCCGCAGCAGCTTCAGGTGGCATTCTCGGATGAACTTAGCCGCCGTAGCACTCCAGAGTTTGTGATTCAGCCGTTTACTAGTTCCACAAAGCCTCATCCACTGAAAATCGGCGAAACCCTGAAAATGAATGTTCAGGTAAAGAATCGATCGAAACGAGTCGATCGGTTTACGTTACTCTGCCTAGATTCTCCTGCTGAACAGTGGTATAGCGTGCGCTATCCTGAAAGCAAAATTGCTGCTTCCGGTTTAGTGAGCACAACCGATGGACTAGAACTGAATCCAGAGCAAGTAGGAGAAATTGAGCTATTGTTTCACCCACCTAAAGGGGAACTAGCTGGGTTATATTTTCCTACCATTCGCCTCATTTCTGACAACGAGGGACATGGCAACAGCGATAGTGATGCGTTGCTAGATGTGGTCTACATTCAGATCCTTGAGGATGACCGCTTTGATGCTGAAATTTTGCCGCCGCGCTACCGCACAATTCCTGCTGAAGCTGGAGAATTTAAAGTGCGGTTACTGAATCAGGGGAACATTAAACGCATGGTTGAGGTTGAAGCGAGCGATCGTGAAGGAATCTTCCGTTACATAGCAGACCAATCAAAGATTATAGTCATACCGCATCGATCGCCACCGCATTGCCCCAATCACGACAATTCTGATCCACCAACTGTTACCTTAAAGGCAATTCCCCGCAAATGGTGGCGTCGCCCTTTGTGGGGGAAAGGCATGGCAATTGAGTTCAATCTAGCGTTGCAGGAGGTCAAGCAAGACGCTCAGCGCGGGTCTGAGGATCAGGAATTGCTGTCTTTAGCCAATTCAGGGCAGGGAACGATTCTTTGGCAACCGCGACCCTTGTGGTTATTGTTATTGCTATTGCTGCCTTTGTTGGCAGGCTTAGCTGTTTTGGGGGGTTGGCTTTGGCAGCGATTGTTTGCAGCACCGTTGCCACCACCAACTATCACGCAATTTGAGACGATCGCCCCCACTCAAGACACAGATATCATTCCCCTCAACTGGACAATCAACCAGTTTGATCAGGTAGAATCTGTGGTGCTAACTCGGTTAGACAACAATGCAGAAGCCTATCGTAAGAACTATACACCTTCCCAACTGCGCCAGCAGTGTGAACTGTCGAGCGCCGATCGTTCGTTGTCTTCCCACTCTAATAGATCCAAGTGGACTAGATTGCCTCCTTGGATAGGACAGCTTTCACGGCTATTTCCAGGCAATGCTAATCCTACTAGTCGTGTTGAGTCAGGCGGCGATCTCTTAAGCTGTGAGGGAGTCACCGCCCCCACCGCTGCCGCAGGCAGCTATGTGTTTCAGCTTCAGGTGTTTGCCGATCAGAGCAACGCTAATCGTCGATTGAGAGAACAAGTCCCCAACTCACCTACTGATGTAGCAACCACCGATACGATCGATGTTGCTCCCCCCGAACCGTTGCCTACTATTGTTGAATTTATTCCAGCTTCTTCCAGCTATGGAGCGGTGACAACACCTGATACAGATTCAAACAGCGCTAGCCCTCCACCCATTCGACTTAATTGGGAAATCACTAGTCCCAGTCAGATTGCTGAACTCAAATTGGTGAGTCTAACTGCTGATGGTTCAGTTAGTAGTGAAGTCAGGAGCTATTCCTTTCGCAATGGCGTTCCAGCAGAATTAGCTGGAGTTTGTAGTCAATCAATCAATTTGGTTTGTCGCGAGGTTCCGACTAATATTCGCAATGTTGGAAGCTATCAGTTTCAACTGATGGTTATTCCACAATCAGAACTGCAAGCACCACCCATCATCCAAGCAACTCCCATTATTCAAATTCGAGCGCAACCTCCTCGAATTAGCTCGTTTCGGGTCAATGAGCAGGAGGTATTGCAAGCCCCTAAACAAATTTACTCGATCGATCCTCAGACACAACCCGACGATCTGACACTCTCATGGCAGGTTGAACCAAGTGAGGGAGTTCAAGTTGAATTGCTGCCCGCACCAGGTCCGGTTCCGTTGGAGGGAACCATGCCCTATCCATTGAGTCAATCACCACGTCGAGAAACTATCACGTTGCGAGTGACCAATGCAGCTGGTGAACAAGTGAGCCAAACGGTTGTGATTGAGACCGCACGATCGATCGAATCTGCCCCCTCGCCTGCTGCAACGAACGAAGAAACGCCATCGATCATACCAGAGTTGGAACTAGGTCCGATTGAACTTCCCCCACGTCCGAACTGA
- a CDS encoding phage tail protein, with amino-acid sequence MATFAELLTASRFYLELRLDGSNDLVDAVFLECQGFKRSQEPIKICEVTPQQWGRAKYGRVVETQLPGSSKTDNLVLRRGLTNSMTLWTWFEAVEVGDWAKQRRDGALCIYSQAGVEQARFEFRNAWPTRYSLSDFSAQSGEMEIEELEIVVEDFSRKR; translated from the coding sequence ATGGCTACCTTTGCAGAATTGCTGACTGCTAGCCGCTTCTATCTGGAATTGAGATTGGATGGCAGTAACGATCTCGTCGATGCCGTTTTTCTGGAATGTCAAGGGTTTAAGCGATCGCAAGAACCGATCAAAATCTGTGAAGTGACACCACAACAGTGGGGACGGGCCAAGTACGGGCGTGTTGTGGAAACCCAGTTACCCGGATCATCCAAAACTGATAACTTGGTGCTGCGGCGCGGCTTAACTAACTCAATGACATTATGGACTTGGTTTGAAGCGGTTGAAGTAGGAGATTGGGCCAAGCAGCGGCGAGATGGGGCACTGTGCATCTACAGTCAAGCCGGAGTTGAACAGGCACGCTTTGAGTTTCGTAACGCTTGGCCCACCCGCTACTCACTATCTGATTTCAGTGCCCAAAGCGGTGAGATGGAAATTGAAGAACTGGAAATTGTTGTTGAAGACTTTTCCCGCAAGAGATAG